In the genome of Mucisphaera calidilacus, one region contains:
- a CDS encoding helix-turn-helix transcriptional regulator, with product MTDSNRATVDRTDGRPRNAGPGVLPAMLTINQVARLLNCSTRTVYRLNDAGRMPRPVRLGALVRWNRGEIEQWIADGCPAPANPAVKGGRR from the coding sequence ATGACCGACTCGAACCGCGCCACCGTCGACCGAACCGACGGCCGCCCCCGGAATGCAGGCCCGGGCGTCTTGCCTGCAATGCTCACCATCAACCAGGTTGCCCGCCTGCTCAACTGCTCGACGCGCACCGTGTACCGGCTCAATGACGCCGGTCGTATGCCCCGCCCGGTGCGGCTGGGAGCACTGGTGCGTTGGAACCGCGGTGAGATCGAGCAGTGGATCGCTGACGGCTGCCCCGCCCCCGCAAACCCCGCCGTGAAGGGGGGCCGCCGATGA